GGTCTTCTAAACAAAACAATGGTTCTCCATACGACTATCCatataaaacatgattttattaactGTTTACTATTGATTCAGGACAATATCGACCAACCTGAGCATGAGCAAGAGCACACAGTGTGGAAAGATAAGACCATCATGCCCCTGTCTGCAGCGAGGTGGGAACACATTTCAGAAGATCCATTCATTCTCTGCTCTAGGTTCTCTGGGTTTCTTTCGATAAAGCTGCCATCTGGTGTAATAGGCAAGAGGACTCAGGCATTgaggttccccccacccctcatctCGGCACTTAGTTAAAAATCCTTAGCCCTGATAAAGGATTTAACTCCTGGAGGCACCAGGAAGCCCAGGGAAGAAACCGATGTGAgagagatcaggaccagaggtgatgGTTCTGCAAGGGAGCAGGTGCCAGGCATTTCCTTGACAGAGTCTGGCCTTGTCACTTAAGGAACCACTCAAACTACACCTCTGCTTCTCCAGTGAAATTTCTCAAGAGCACGGTTTTCACCTTTGCCCTAGATGATGCTCAGAAGGAGCCTGCAAagcggagccggagccggggagcagattcaccagcAGGCCGAGTGTCTGCAGAGCACCCACCTGAGATGTTGGGGAGAagacctttgtgtgtgtgtgcgtgcgcatgggcacacgtgtgtgtgtgatAAACTGGCTTGGGCATTCAGATCCTGGGGTACCTGTAAAGTTCCACTGTCGGGAGGCTATGGGGGGCCGAGCTAGGGAGGAGCAGATGAGGGGGACGAGGGGATGGGAGAGGcgagggcagggggctggggaggaggaaagggagagagggagcgagtgatggagagagaggggtggACGGGCGTGGAGCTGGCCGCAaagggcagagggtggagggacGGGGCGCGTGGGAGGACGGAGAGGGTTCCGCGCACACGGAGCGGACGGCGTGTGCGTGGGGGCAGCCAGGAGAGCCGGCCGGAAAGCACAGGGTCGACGGGCCCGGGAGCGCGAGCGCGGAGGCCGACACGGCGGAGCCCGGAgcccccggggccgcgggggtgggggtggggaggcgccCGCGCGTCGCCCGGTCGCaggccccgcgcccctcccccgcgcccACCCGCCCGCCCGCCTTACCTGGCCCTTGACCAGGCTGGCGGCGAACTGGCGCATGACGGCCTCCACGGTGTAGGCGCTGGACCAGCCGCGCGGCGTGAGCAGCTCCATGCAGATGGCGCCGCCGTCCAGCACGTAGCCGTTCTCCAGGCGCGGGCTGAGCACCCGCATGAAGGGCGGCGAGAAGGGGAAGTTGTCGGGGAAGGTGAGGTTGAGCAGGATGAACTCGGTGTTGGTCTCCTTCATGTCCTGCCACAGCACCGAGTCCTTGTCCACCTGGTGCAGCTTCACGTTCCAGTCGAAGAGGCTCTCGTCCACCAGCTCCACGGAGATGAAGCGGTCGCTGAGGCGCGCGATGTCCTGCAGCTCCTTCATGAGCCGCCGGCTGCGCACCTGCGTGCAGTGCTGCTGGCGCGCCGCGGGCACCAGGctgccgccccccgccgccgccgccgccgccgccgccgccgccgccgggcccggccccgccctggcgcccgccgcccgctcccgggagcccccggcgcccgccgcccccgccgcgcccgcgcccggcTGCGGAGGCTTGTCGCGCGGGGCCAGCTCCGCCGCGCGCTTGCCCTTGCCCTTGCCGGGCCCCGGGCTGGCGTCGCCCGCGCCCCCGGGGGGCTggggcggctgcggcggcggcggcggcggcgggggctgcTTGTGGCCGCCGCTCTTGGCGCCGCCCTTGCCGCGCAGCGACGCGCTCTGCTGGCCGCCGCCGCGGTGGTTGTGGTGGTGCTTGGGGTCCTCGGTGTCCCGGTTGTGCAGGCGGATGAGCCCGATTTTGCGGAGCAGCGTGGCCATCTTAGGCTCGGCGCCGGCGGGGGGCTCCCCTCGGCTCCTgcccccggggcgcggggggcgcggggcgcgcggggcggcggggggcgggcgagCGCTCAGCGGGGCGCGGCGCGAGCCACCCCCGGCGCCGGCGGCCGTGGCGCAGCCCCGTGGGCACCTCGCGCGCTCGCCGGCCGCGGTGTCGCCGCTGTCATAGGACGCGGCCGGctccggctcgggctccggccgcctggcgcggggcggcgggccgTCTCCCGGGCCCCCGGGCGCAGCCCCCGCAGCCGGCTGTCCGCGGTCCTTTGTGCGCGGCCGTGGCCGGGCTGGCCCCGAGTCCGAGCCCGCGCCGGGGGCGCAGAGCCGCCCGCAGCGCCCCGGAGGCAGCGAGGTGGCCGCGGGCTCGCGCCGTGCGCGCCCGCCGGGCCGTGCCGCGCTGGCGGCTACCGCGGGGCCCCAGCCGCTGCCGCTCGCGTCGCCGCCGCTGCGGCTGCTGACATTGCAGAGGCGGCTGCTCCGTCTGAGCCGAGCGCGGCGCGGAGGGGGCGGCCCTGCcggccgtgggggggggggggggcgcggggcggagcCGCGGGCTTGCCTGCGCCgtgccgcccccgccgcccggctcCCGCGGCGACACGCCACGGCCGCTGGGGGGAGACAGCGGCGCGCGGCGGACtggccgggcgcggggcgcggggtgcggggcgcggggtgcggggcgcggggcgcggggcgcggggccgcccGCAGCAGCagccggggggaggggaggggcagggggaggggcggcgcgCTGGTGGGCGTGGCGGAGGCTCAGGGTCCTTGGGCGCGAGCCTCTGACCTCGCTTGACCTCGCTAGAACAACCTGGAGGCGAAGGGGTGAAGGCAAAGGGTCGAAAGCAACCTGCTTATCGATTCTCTCGGGCCAGATGGAGCCCAAGGCCCCGCGCCGCGGTCCTGGGCCGGCGGAGGCCCGGGGCTAGGGGCCCGGCGGCGGGGACGCGTTCACCAAGACTGATGGCGCGGTCGGGGCCTGGGGGAGGATGCGGGGAGCGTGCCCGCCGCAGCCCCGCCAGCACAGCTCCCGCGAGTCCCGACTCCGAGGGGTGAACGTTACGCGAGTTCGCGCCCCCCCGGCCGGCCACGCCACAGGGGCCCAGCGTTCggcaaaggggaggaggggaccgCCGAGCGCTGCCTTTCGGGAGAGGTTCCCAAAACTGCCAGGGAAACGCATCCAGCGCCGGCGGGTGCCCGAGGCGCACGGCGGGCCCCtctgcgcccccctccccgcccggagTCCCCGGTCCCCGCGGGGACCTCGGGACCCCCGCGGAAGGGGAGGGGATCCTCCTTCAACCCGGacgcttctcttccttctccccccttTCTGCCTTAACCCACTGACACTTCTCTTGGGCTGCTGAAATTTCAAGCCCAGAGCTCGCTCGCTGGGTGCTCCAGAAGCCGGAACGACCCGAGCACCGGCGGAGCTCGGAGGCCTGCGGGGGGCGCGCGGCCGCGCTCGTTCCCGGGCGTGCGGCCAAACTGCACGGTGCTGGGAGGCGTGCGAGCTCCTTGAAATATGGGAGAGAGAGATCACCCCGTAAACTTCAAAGGCTGAGCACTGTAAACTTCGCCGCTCTTCCCGACTTGGCTTTCAACCTGAGGAGCCTCTGAGTTCATCACAGAGCGTGTTCATTCTGGTGCCATCacgggtttttgttttgttttttttttttaagcgtctttcttattttcacttttccaaattataaatattttcacgGAGAAAAATAACGCATCAGGTCACTGTGGAGACTAGCAGAGACCGAACGGGTACGGGGTTCGGTTTTCTGGGCTTGTCTACAGCAAAAAGGAGATGTTAGCATAATCCTCACcacctgggggggcggggaggggggttgggTGTGAGCTGAGAGGCCTGCACGCGGAGGATCCCCAGAGAGAGCCGCCTGTGTCCAAAGGTGCAGAAGCGGGAGGCTGTGTTCAGGTGGGCGGAGCTGAGAGCAGTGCAGTGGCCCATTCAAGACCGACGATGGTGATCAGATCTCAGCAGCAACGGACTGAAGGTCTGTTTGTCTGGGTCTCATGGGCTTTTCTGGTGACCTCGTTTTGTCCAGCTCTGTTTTGTAAGGATAGGTGGAGAAGGAAGATGATGTCTGTCTGTAAAGAACTGTGAGTTCATTTAATCTGCAAGAAGAGGGGTATGCAGTGGAAGGTGACATTGAGGGGTATGGGCAGGCATTACAAGCGTTCTCATTTTATGGCCTCAGAAGCCCTCTTGGGTTTTGTCTGACCCAGCGTTACTGGTGAAGAAAACTAGTTTCAAAGAGCAACTGGCCGGGCTCAGCCTTGTGCCCCACCTACACCCTGGTCCCACGCCTCCCAGCCTGGTGGTCTGGGTTGACCAGCGGTTCCTGACAGCACAGCACACAGCCAGGACTCTGGGTGGGGTAtcagccccagcccctgggggGATGAGAAAGCCTCCACCAGGACAGGCCTGAGTGTCCTCGCCACAGTCAGCTGACCTTGGGTGAAGGAGGCCTCAGAAACATTTGTGGCAGTGATGGTGACCATGTTTATCTGAAGCAGGGAAGTCATCCAGTGTGATTTGAGAATAGTGTAGCCGAAATCCCAGAAATCTAGTGTAAAACTTTTATGTTTGAATGGGATTATTACTAGGGTGGTCACATAATTTATTGTCTGAATGCAGATACTTTTTGAGAGGGAAATGCTGGGACGAGAGGCCACAGCAGTACCGACCAACACACAGGATGGGTAGTCATCTTACTTAGGATCTACCTAATCGCACTTACAGCATCTCTGACCAACTCTCCAGAGGGCTAAAACCAAATGttagccaaaaaatggaaacaacctagatTTATAACAAGAGGAGAAGCAGTAAGTAAATTATACCTAATCCACTTGAGGGTGTATTATGCAGCAATAACATTACAGTTATGAGGATTAtatagcaaaatgaaaatatttatgatctaCATAATAATTTTAAGTGAGAAAGCAGAGTGCAAAATTATATCTACACTGTGGCTACAACAACATAAAACTATGCATAGGACAAAAGAAGAGACGGTGAAAAATTTACATAGTAACAATTATGATGTTAGTATAGGCAGTACAGCTCCAGTCCACGGATCCAGACGTTTACTTcagcaggggaggaaggaagatctgtatggttttatggttttttttaaaaaagattttatttacttattcatgagagacacacataaacacacacagaaagagagcgaaagagagagagagagagagagaagcagagacacaggcagagggagcagcaggctccatccagggagcctgatgtgggactcgatcctggatatccaggatcaggccctgggctgaaggcagcgctaaactgctgagccacctggtctgcccCTGGTTTTATGGTTTGTAAATCTCCGTCATTCTTTTATCCCAGAAGATTCTGGAAAGTTCTACGTCCCCAGAGAAATGAGTGGATACCTACTGAGCCCAGCAATATGTAGGGGTTACCTTTTGTTGATAtagttattccttttttaaaatttgattttcaaatattctgaAAAGGAATATATTGCAGCTATAATGAAAAATTGTTAGCAAATTCAAAAATTAGCTTACTGAAGATTAAGTTTACATCAAGACAGTTGAATTGAGAGCATTTAGTTAAATAAAATGGTCTCAAAGGCAGTATGGGTCTCTGGCTTCTCTGTTATCAAATAGTgttggggcgggggaggggacacTTAGGGACTGTCTGCAGAAAGAGCCTTGCCAATCTGccatgaaaggaaggaagggaggaagggaggctggTTGTCACAATCACTGATCCTCTGGGAACTGTTCTGTACCTGCCAATGACTCTCCCATGAGCATTTGAATCAATGGTCCTAGGGGTCAGCTGTCTCCAGTTGCAGTTTTTATAAAGAGATGCCGAAGTGGGATTTGCCTCTTTATTCTTTGCCCCAAAAGACTCAtcccagtttttctatttcttcatgagttCCAATCTTGTAGTCACCAAGGCGTCAACCAGACCACCTCAAAGTACCTGTCCCCAACGCATATACAATGTTCCTGCTCTCAAGCAAAGGTGTTAAGATTACTTACTATCAAAAGGCAGTAACATTTCCTGCCAGAAGAATTCACTCCAAGGCAGCATAGTGTGGATCTCTGAGGTCGCCAGGTCACACACAATGTGTGCCGTTCATTAATTGGTCATCAAAGCTAGCACTTAGGTGGCACTTAATTTTCATTAAGCAAAATTTCATTAAGTGATTTTCCTTAAGTTGGTACCTACTATTACCTACTACTACTATTTatctccactttatagatgagtaaactgaggcacagagaaattaaggtCTCAGCCAATCCCAAGTAACAGCAGAACTTTGGGTTAGAAGACAGGAGGGGCCCAATAAGGCTTCATTCTGGGGAGTGGAGAGGAGTAGAGAGCCACTTCAGAGGCAGTAGCCACTCCTGGGAGGCTTTGGAGCTCAGGGCTGGTGGTTCCATCTATAGGCTCCTACGCCGGTTAGAACTATCTCTTGGGGTAGTTCAGGTGTATAATGTGGGTGCATTCAGGCCGTGTAGCCTCCAAAACAAACTCCTGATCATCCTGGAGATAATCTTTGAGTGACATCTATATGTTCCTTTTTGATTGATGAGCTCTATTGTTTGTAAGCAAGTATTCTGACTTCTACAACTTGTATCATAGTGTGACTGTCCCCACTTGGAATGGTTGAGCATTCTGCACGATTCACTGTCCCTCACTCCATAACTCTTGGGGCCTTTGCGCTGCTCTTAGTTATCAAAGCTTTTCTTCAGTGACCAACCCAGCTTGCTCTTTCCCATCCAAACCTAACTCAGGATGGCAGGTGGGGTTTCATGTCCTCACCCACTTGGATCACTCAGTAGAAGCTGCCAGCGGTGCTGTGATGGGGGCTAGCATGGGCTTGGAGAACATGATCATCAATTAGGGCTGTCTGCCTTAAATGCTGGGCAGGCGGTGTTTGAAGCACCAGGCTGTCTGACTTAACTTCAAAGATTCTGGAAGAAAACACCTTGGTGAAACTAATTCATATGAAATTTGAAATAATGTATAGTTCCCTAGGAGTATTTATGTTTTAAGAGTGTGTCTTGTTTTAGTTAGAGCACTGGTTAAGTTgctttaacaaaaaataatccaGAGGCTCACATAAGGAGTTACTTTCTCCTGTATGTTATGGGACGGGGCAGTTACCCCATGGCTTCCTTGGTGGCTTCTGTTGATGTCTTTTCCTGGTTCTGAAAATGTTTGTCCTTAAATGCCCTGGAGGTTAGACACACCACCTTGACTCATACCCCACTCCACACCTGGCTCCGAGGGATCAGTCTGGCTCCGAGAAATGCAGTCTTGCCCTGGATAGTAGGTGCCAGCTGCCACTCTCTAGAAGGAAACGGGGAGGTCTGGACTCTGGGAGTCCCTTAGAAGTCCTTACCACGTGAACCTTCCTGGTAGAGTTTTAATAGCTCAATTTAGGAGAGTGGAATGTAGAATGAAGGGCTTTGGGTCATGCGTGCACGCAATCTTTGCTCACATTTCCTCTGACCTGCACCTGAGCAGTTCCCCACTCTGCCCTTCGGTTTGGGACACAGGTTTCTGCCATTTCGAATAACATCATCTTGCAATTCCTTTGGAGTATAAGATCTCTCCTCTTGGATCCAACACGGCATGTGTTCCCTCAGGGTGAGCCAGCTCCGGTTTGGTGGCTATGAAAAGTGGTGGGTGAGTGTTGAGGACAACAGGCCCTCCTTCACAAGGCAGCTTCCTTGGGCAAGATTATTATGGGTCTTCAGGGAGGCTAGTATTCTCAACCAGGCCAGGAGAAACTATTTCTCAAGCAAGGGACTCTTAAGGCGTTTTAGGGTCATAGGATCTCGAAGCTTTCTGGGTCAACCCAGTGGACTCATTTTGGTTGTCAGGGTGCTACTTTTCCCAACTGATGCCCTAACTCCTGCACCAGAGGGTTGGCAAGGCTGTGAATTCAAGGTACTATTTAATTCTTCAACTCTAGGAATCAAATTTGGGGACTGATTTTCGGCTGTGCCGGTCCTACAGCTGCTATAAGGATCGTGATAGCCTCTTAGGACCTTCATGGAGTGTCCTGCCGGCTCTGACTCATCTTGAGCTCAGAGTCCCGATCCGGATCCCAAGGCTTGCTGTTTCTCTCCTGTAAGTTGTTGCCGGCGTCAGGTGCAGCCCTCCTGCGCTTCCCAGCTGGTGTTTGCATTCCTGCCACGTTGGCCAGGTGCACAGctaccttctctcttctctgtgcaTCCTTCAtctcagaccacagaggctgtgaTCACAGAGCTGTGCTGCCGCTTTGCGTACTAACCACAGAGTCAAGCCCATCATCACTGGGCTCAAGGTCAAAGGTAGTTTGCCCGGGCTTGGAACCTGCTCCTGGTCCTCAGCTCTGTATTAATTGTGGTCTGATGAGGAACACAGAGACACACTGTGTTGTGTGCAAGAGATTCAATCCAGGTAACTGGTGACAAGGGTCACTGAACGTGGAAATGtttgagaaacaaaagaagaaacagaggtgCCAAGGAAGCCACAAGAAGGAGGGGTGTGTTACCCTATGGTGTTAGCAGCTCACCTCCGGCAGCTGGAGCACAAGGGGTCACAGGCCAAGCTGCTGTGGGTGCTGGGAGGGCTGCAGGTGCATCACGCCAGGGCCCCCTGAATCCACAGCTGCTTGGCCTCTGCTGTTGCTGGAGCATCCGTGGGAGCCAGCACTGCACCACGACACCTTGGTTACTTCGGGACCTCGGAGAGTCAGGTGGTTCCGTCCACAGCAGTCAGTGTGCAGCCTACCTGAAGGCCCCGGGAGAACCATCACCGTGGCAATCTCTGCAGGGCTCCTCTTGGGCTAGGCTTAGCTTTTTGGGCAGAGAAGGAAGGGTCTGAGACAGCTTTTGTAATTATGGAATACAGACTTTCCCTGACAGTTGAAGGAATGCTTGAATGATGAAATGAGTCATGCATTCTTTTCTGAAGAAGAAACCGCTTGGTCTTAAAGAGATTTCCAGAGATAATCATCTCATTTTTCCTGTCCTTTTTATCTTCGCTTGAGGCAAAGGCAGCTACTTTCTGGTTGTGTGGAAGTGTGAAATGACAGCTGATATTGTGTGTCAAGGTGGCATCTCTATTCAAAGTTACCTTAAATATTCGGTCTAAATATAGGTCGGAATATAGTATTCTGAGGAAGGAAAGTCAGTTCTGCTTCCTGGCACAGCTGAGGGGTGGTGAGTGAAATATTATAATTAACTGAAACTGAGAACATGTATTATATTTATCTTATGCATTTTCAAAGCATTAGAATGTAATGGGATCTTTTGAACCTCTTTGCTGTTTATCTTACCAGCAGTGTAAGACAGTGAATGTCTTCTTGCCTCATGTcagctttgaaaaatataattaaaaataaaccttgcAAATTTCCTGCTCAGAAATagcatcttattttaaaaattattttaagtagagGATTGATTTACATACACTGAAGGGCACAGATCTTAACTGCTCATCTCAGTGGGTTTTGAAAAAAACATAGGCACCTGCGTAACTTATACCTCATAAAGATATGGACTGATTCTGTCATTCCAGAAAGTTCCTTTCTGCTCCAGCCCACCCTGCCCCTCCACTCCACCGGAGACACCCTCTGTTATGACTCTTCTCATTTGGGTTGCTCCCCAGTTCTGAATATGGTGCATATAGCTTCTATGCACACTCAGGTGCAAGTCTTCttggacatatattttcacttCCCTCGGGTCTATGACAAGGCGTGGAATGGCTGTGTCAAAGGCTAGGCATATGTTTAACTTTACAAGAATCTTCTAAATGCTTTTCCAAGTTGACTGTACCAGTTAACACTCCCACCAGCATCACTgccagaaaacaagaaagaggcTCATCTGTGGACATGAAATTTGGAGGAGCCCTTGAAAGACAATAGCAGATTGGAGCAGATTGTCAGAGAAAGGAGCCCAGAAGCTCTTCCACAAAGCTTGGAGTGGTTTCAGAGGGAGTGGAGATAAAGAACAGGAAGTGGTTCCAGATAGTCACCAAGGTGATCCTGGCTGTGTCTGGCAAGATGTCCCCAAACTTAGGAGAAAGCATAGGTGTAGCTAGAGACCCGGGATGAGGGGGAAGATACTCACCTGATTGATCAGTACCTGTTCACTCCTTCTGGAAGGATACCCCTCACCCTCAATCATGGGAGACAAGAAATTCAGAATCAGGCTCACTCAGGATTTGGGCAGGAATTCCTGAGCGATCACATATTCACAGTGAATAAAACTCCACCAAACATTTGAGAAAAAGCGTTTCTCTAAACAAAGAACTAACATCTGAAACAATGCTAAAAGAGCAAGAccagatattttaatatatgcaatGAATATCTCCAAGAGCAATGTGAGATAAAATTTAGTCTGCTGTCTTTCTGTGGACAGCCTTTCTGAATGCACTCTTACCAAATGATTGAATGCATG
This Canis lupus baileyi chromosome 31, mCanLup2.hap1, whole genome shotgun sequence DNA region includes the following protein-coding sequences:
- the UBE2QL1 gene encoding ubiquitin-conjugating enzyme E2Q-like protein 1; this encodes MATLLRKIGLIRLHNRDTEDPKHHHNHRGGGQQSASLRGKGGAKSGGHKQPPPPPPPPQPPQPPGGAGDASPGPGKGKGKRAAELAPRDKPPQPGAGAAGAAGAGGSRERAAGARAGPGPAAAAAAAAAAAGGGSLVPAARQQHCTQVRSRRLMKELQDIARLSDRFISVELVDESLFDWNVKLHQVDKDSVLWQDMKETNTEFILLNLTFPDNFPFSPPFMRVLSPRLENGYVLDGGAICMELLTPRGWSSAYTVEAVMRQFAASLVKGQGRICRKAGKSKKSFSRKEAEATFKSLVKTHEKYGWVTPPVSDG